A part of Brassica rapa cultivar Chiifu-401-42 chromosome A05, CAAS_Brap_v3.01, whole genome shotgun sequence genomic DNA contains:
- the LOC103866780 gene encoding uncharacterized protein LOC103866780, translated as MGMAGFTVALMMIGVILSPCLYGKEFSDHQEIKVQSLLKRLNKNALMSIKSEDGDIIDCVPINNQPAFDHPLLRNHTIQMRPSFIPESTSTYTKKKIKATQAWHKNGRCPKNTVPIRRIKKEDILRSKSIESFGRKTNPSIPEDNTYDPSRGHEYAVMNSMQGTYFGTKCTVNMWKPEVQVPDEFSLAQTWLVSGVGTTRNTIEAGLQVFPRIYGDNNLRLFVYWTADGYQSTGCYNNACPGFVQRSNRLTVGVAFTTVSQYEGDQYELSILIWKDGENWWLQIGEELVGYWPGQLFNSLGNGATIVQWGGEIINRETDGKHTSTDMGSGHFADEGFKKASYFRNLMTIDGTNTLTEPQGVYPSTGHDNCYNIKAGDVGTSWGVNFFYGGPGQNERCP; from the exons ATGGGAATGGCCGGTTTCACGGTAGCACTGATGATGATAGGAGTGATACTCTCTCCTTGTCTCTATGGAAAAGAGTTCTCCGATCACCAGGAAATCAAAGTACAAAGTCTTTTGAAGCGGCTCAACAAGAATGCTCTTATGTCCATTAAG AGCGAAGATGGAGATATAATAGATTGTGTTCCAATAAATAATCAACCAGCTTTTGATCACCCTCTGCTTAGAAACCACACCATCCAG ATGAGACCGAGCTTCATACCGGAAAGTACGTCTACGTACACCAAGAAAAAGATAAAGGCTACTCAGGCGTGGCACAAGAATGGAAGATGCCCTAAAAATACTGTTCCGATAAGAAGAATAAAGAAAGAAGATATCTTACGATCAAAATCCATTGAGAGTTTTGGGAGAAAGACGAATCCAAGCATCCCTGAAGATAATACGTATGATCCAAGTAGAGGCCATGAG TACGCGGTCATGAATTCCATGCAAGGAACGTATTTCGGGACAAAATGTACAGTAAATATGTGGAAACCAGAAGTTCAAGTTCCCGACGAGTTCAGCTTGGCTCAGACTTGGCTCGTGTCTGGAGTTGGCACTACTCGTAACACAATTGAAGCTGGGTTGCAG GTTTTTCCAAGAATATATGGTGATAATAATCTAAGATTATTTGTTTACTGGACG gcCGACGGATATCAAAGTACAGGGTGCTACAACAACGCCTGCCCAGGTTTCGTTCAAAGGAGCAATCGTCTCACTGTAGGTGTAGCCTTCACTACCGTCTCACAATACGAAGGAGATCAATACGAGCTCTCCATACTTATATGGAAG GACGGCGAAAACTGGTGGCTACAGATTGGTGAAGAGCTTGTCGGGTACTGGCCTGGCCAGTTATTTAACTCTCTAGGAAATGGAGCTACTATAGTTCAATGGGGAGGTGAAATCATTAACAGGGAGACCGATGGGAAACACACGAGCACCGACATGGGAAGTGGGCATTTTGCAGATGAAGGTTTTAAGAAAGCGAGCTATTTCAGGAATCTTATGACAATTGATGGAACCAATACTCTGACAGAACCACAAGGAGTTTACCCCTCGACAGGTCATGATAACTGTTACAACATTAAGGCAGGAGATGTTGGAACTTCCTGGGGGGTTAATTTCTTCTATGGTGGTCCTGGCCAGAACGAGAGATGCCCTTGA